Genomic DNA from Betta splendens chromosome 10, fBetSpl5.4, whole genome shotgun sequence:
tcctcaggttctgtacccagtccagactgggggctctatggtggctgagatggtgcctcgttcagcagatgtgggctatctggtgactaaagtggtggctgtggatgtggactctggacagaacgcctggctctcctataaactgcagaaagccacagacagggcgctgtttgaagtgggcttacagaatggagaaatcagaaccatccgccaagtgactgataaagacgcagtcaagcagaggctgagtgttatagtggaggacaacgggcagccctctcgttcagctacagtcattgttaacgtggcggtggcggacagcttccctgaagtgctgtcggagttcacggactttacacacgacaaggagtacaatgacaacctgactttttacttagtgctggctctggctgtggtttccttcctgttcatcacgtgtttagtggtcatcatatcagtcaaagtgtacaggtggagacagtctcgcatcctgtatcactccaacctgcctgtgattccatattatccaccacgttactcagacactttggggacagggactctccaacacgtgtacaactacgaggtgtgcaggaccactgactccagaaagagtgactGTAAGTTCGGCAGAGCCGGTAGTCAGAACGTGCTGATCATGGAGCCCGGTTCAACGGGGacgatgcagaggatgcagagtgaaaagagCATCCTGGACGAACCAGACTCTCCTCTTGAGGTTAGTTGACTTACATCATATTAACCACTTGTGCAGACTTCGTTTTCCCATCCccatattttaattaataatctGTTGGTCATTCTACATCAAATATTGTTCTTTGAGTAGGTTTAATTCGCTCTTAATGGCATTTACTGTTTCTGCGTCCCCCATTCTTTTTGCTTTCAGTACCATGGAAAGCGACATTCTAAATCATTACTTACTCTGGTCTCCTTTTACTTGCTGTTAATAATTGATCTTGTTTACTTCTACCACATCAGGACATGTTATTGCTCCTTTGTGTTCTTTTCTGCTACCGTTTAAACcgtttcaaaaaaaaaatccatagtAACTATTTGATACATGAATGTTCCCAGAGCGATGTTTGCAAGTTTCAGACTCTAAGCGACGCTGTTGGTCAGCAAAACGATTTTAGTGTTCTCAGCCaacctcttcttctctttataTCCTACTGAGCATGACATCAGACGCACTGTTTTTCATATAGAGAACGGAGCGTGAACAGGCGATTGCGTATCTATTTTTCACCTGGATATACAAGGAGTACTGTTTTATGTGGACTATAGAACAACGTTTGTTTCATTCAAGTAAGGAAACACTGAAGCGTATTTTTTCCACTATGGCATCCAGATTCCAGCTCTCCACCAGGAATGTGAAATGGCGATGTTGTCTTTCAGGATTTCTCATTCTACTTACATTAGTGGTTGAGCCAGTGTCTGGTCAGATTCGGTATTCTATTCCAGAAGAGATGAAAAGAGGCTCTGTAATTGGGAACATCGCACAAGACCTCGGTTTGGATGTGAAAAGGCTCCATTCTGGCCATGCCCGCATCGTCAGTGGGGGGAATATTGAGTACACCGAGCTGAAGGCAGACAAAGGCACGCTAGTCGTGAAGGAGAGAATAGACCGAGAGCAGCTTTGTGGTGATGTGACCCCGTGTAGCTTTAGCTTTGAAATTATTTTAGAAAATCCAATCGAGTTACACCGTGTCACTGTCGAAATATTAGATATAAATGACAACGCTCCTTTCTTTCCAGTCGGCGACATCCATTTTGAAATGAGCGAATCTGCTACAATCGGGGCGAAATTTCCCATTGAAAGCGCGGTTGATCCTGACGTTGGGCCAAACGCGCTACAGAATTATGTTCTAGGTTCAAATGCTTATTTTACTCTAAAGCAACATGCAAATCCAGACGGTAGTAAAtacgctgagctgctgctccagaagcCATTAGACAGAGAGGAACACCCCACCGTTCTCCTGAAAGTTTTAGCCGTAGATGGTGGGAACCCACAGAGATCcggtacagtaaatataaacgTTTCTGTTTTAGACGCAAACGATAATGCTCCAATTTTCAATCAGTCAATTTACAGGACCGCTGTTGTTGAGAATGCGGCTAAAGGTACGTACATAACAACAATAAACGCTACCGACGCAGACATTGGAACGAACGGAGAAAtagtttttagcttttcaaaaataaaaggcGTTAAGGTTGAGACGTTCAgtataaatgaaaacacaggcgTGGTTTCTGTTGCAGGACCCATTGACTTTGAGAAGGAGAAAAAGTACGAGCTCAGGCTGGAGGCAAGGGACCGAGGTGGTTTGACTGGGACCAGCAAATTAATCATTGATGTTAGTGACGTCAATGATAACGCACCCGTCATAAATATTATGTCATTTTCGAGTACTGTATCAGAAGATGCACCTCTCGGTACAACAATAGCTGTCATCAATGTCAAAGACGCTGATTCAGAGAAGAATGGGCAGATAACATGTACAACAGACAAAAGTCTGCCATTTAAAACCCAGTCGTCGTTAACAAATTACTATAATTTGATAACAAATCAGCTTTTTGATAGGGAATCTACTCCTGAATTTGCTATTAAAATACTGGCCATTGACTCGGGTTCACCTGCGCTTTCTAGCTCCGTCATGTTGCAACTCAAAATTACTGATGTTAACGACAATGTGCCGCTGTTTGACAAAAGCTCATATTCTGCTCACGTCTTTGAGAACAATTCACCTGGAATGTCTATTACATTTGTCAGCGCGAAAGACTCTGACTGGAATCAGAACGCAAAAATCTCTTATTTTCTGGAGGACACACAAATCACCGGTTCTCCTGTATCAAACTATCTGTCTATCAACTCTGAAACTGGGGTCATCAGCGCCATTCGCTCTTTTGATTATGAACAAATTAAGGAACTACAGCTAACTGTCAAagctcaggatggaggttctcctccactcagcagtAACGTGACGGTGAAAatcctgatccaggaccagaacgacaaccctcctcaggttctgtacccagtccagactgggggctctatggtggctgagatggtgcctcgttcagcagatgtgggctatctggtgactaaagtggtggctgtggatgtggactctggacagaacgcctggctctcctataaactgcagaaagccacagacagggcgctgtttgaagtgggcttacagaatggagaaatcagaaccatccgccaagtgactgataaagacgcagtcaagcagaggctgagtgttatagtggaggacaacgggcagccctctcgttcagctacagtcattgttaacgtggcggtggcggacagcttccctgaagtgctgtcggagttcacggactttacacacgacaaggagtacaatgacaacctgactttttacttagtgctggctctggctgtagtttccttcctgttcatcacgtgtttagtggtcatcatatcagtcaaagtgtacaggtggagacagtctcgcatcctgtatcactccaacctgcctgtgattccatattatccaccacgttactcagacactttggggacagggactctccaacacgtgtacaactacgaggtgtgcaggaccactgactccagaaagagtGACACTAAATATATGCAACCGATGAGTCAAAGCTTAGTTAGCGTGGATGATGTTGGAACCGATGCGCAGAAGGTGGACAAATCAGTGCACGGCAGCTGTTCTCAAATGTCAACTTTGGTAAGTGAAAAGTTTACAAAAACATTCTTTTATAATTTAAAGTTGCATAAAAAATGCATACAACTTTCTGTAGCGCACTAGcgtcgctgtccgtggtgcttaAACAATCTGTAGGTCAAATAAAGTAGGCCAAGTAAACTTCCTCGATATACAGTAGAGGGAGATCAACAATAGCCGGCTTAGTAAACTGTTAACATGATTTTTATCAAATCATACAAAGCCATGAGatgattttatgattctttCGTACTAGCATGAACAATTAACATACAATTTATTCAACAATTAATTGTGTTTCATAAAAGAcaacattttattcaaatttaCTGATTGGCTACTCCAAACACAGCACACGTCAAATACACCTg
This window encodes:
- the LOC114864326 gene encoding protocadherin gamma-A11-like isoform X2; the protein is MWTIEQRLFHSSKETLKRIFSTMASRFQLSTRNVKWRCCLSGFLILLTLVVEPVSGQIRYSIPEEMKRGSVIGNIAQDLGLDVKRLHSGHARIVSGGNIEYTELKADKGTLVVKERIDREQLCGDVTPCSFSFEIILENPIELHRVTVEILDINDNAPFFPVGDIHFEMSESATIGAKFPIESAVDPDVGPNALQNYVLGSNAYFTLKQHANPDGSKYAELLLQKPLDREEHPTVLLKVLAVDGGNPQRSGTVNINVSVLDANDNAPIFNQSIYRTAVVENAAKGTYITTINATDADIGTNGEIVFSFSKIKGVKVETFSINENTGVVSVAGPIDFEKEKKYELRLEARDRGGLTGTSKLIIDVSDVNDNAPVINIMSFSSTVSEDAPLGTTIAVINVKDADSEKNGQITCTTDKSLPFKTQSSLTNYYNLITNQLFDRESTPEFAIKILAIDSGSPALSSSVMLQLKITDVNDNVPLFDKSSYSAHVFENNSPGMSITFVSAKDSDWNQNAKISYFLEDTQITGSPVSNYLSINSETGVISAIRSFDYEQIKELQLTVKAQDGGSPPLSSNVTVKILIQDQNDNPPQVLYPVQTGGSMVAEMVPRSADVGYLVTKVVAVDVDSGQNAWLSYKLQKATDRALFEVGLQNGEIRTIRQVTDKDAVKQRLSVIVEDNGQPSRSATVIVNVAVADSFPEVLSEFTDFTHDKEYNDNLTFYLVLALAVVSFLFITCLVVIISVKVYRWRQSRILYHSNLPVIPYYPPRYSDTLGTGTLQHVYNYEVCRTTDSRKSDTKYMQPMSQSLVSVDDVGTDAQKVDKSVHGSCSQMSTLQKPPNNDWRFTQGQRPGPSGPHMPYGTHIRWTSKNGTRATGGPEVAMGTGPWPQPPTEAEQLQALMAAANEVSEATATLGPGTMGLSTRYSPQFTLQHVPDYRQNVYIPGSTATLTSNPQQQQATAQQATQQALPPPQASAQPEPPKAAQTPASKKKSTKKEKK